One genomic segment of Drosophila melanogaster chromosome 3R includes these proteins:
- the Or94a gene encoding odorant receptor 94a → MDKHKDRIESMRLILQVMQLFGLWPWSLKSEEEWTFTGFVKRNYRFLLHLPITFTFIGLMWLEAFISSNLEQAGQVLYMSITEMALVVKILSIWHYRTEAWRLMYELQHAPDYQLHNQEEVDFWRREQRFFKWFFYIYILISLGVVYSGCTGVLFLEGYELPFAYYVPFEWQNERRYWFAYGYDMAGMTLTCISNITLDTLGCYFLFHISLLYRLLGLRLRETKNMKNDTIFGQQLRAIFIMHQRIRSLTLTCQRIVSPYILSQIILSALIICFSGYRLQHVGIRDNPGQFISMLQFVSVMILQIYLPCYYGNEITVYANQLTNEVYHTNWLECRPPIRKLLNAYMEHLKKPVTIRAGNFFAVGLPIFVKTINNAYSFLALLLNVSN, encoded by the exons ATGGATAAACACAAGGATCGCATTGAATCCATGCGCCTAATTCTTCAGGTCATGCAACTATTTGGCCTCTGGCCGTGGTCCTTGAAATCGGAAGAGGAGTGGACTTTCACCGGTTTTGTAAAGCGCAACTATCGCTTCCTGCTCCATCTGCCCATTACCTTCACCTTTATTGGACTCATGTGGCTGGAGGCCTTCATCTCGAGCAATCTGGAGCAGGCTGGCCAGGTTCTGTACATGTCCATCACCGAGATGGCTTTGGTGGTGAAAATCCTGAGCATTTGGCACTATCGCACCGAAGCTTGGCGGCTGATGTACGAACTCCAACATGCTCCGGACTACCAACTCCACAACCAGGAGGAGGTAGACTTTTGGCGCCGGGAGCAACGATTCTTCAAGTGGTTCTTCTACATCTACATTCTGATTAGCTTGGGCGTGGTATATAGTGGCTGCACTGGAGTACTTTTTCTGGAGGGCTACGAACTGCCCTTTGCCTACTACGTGCCCTTCGAATGGCAGAACGAGAGAAGGTACTGGTTCGCCTATGGTTACGATATGGCGGGCATGACGCTGACCTGCATCTCAAACATTACCCTGGACACCCTGGGTTGCTATTTCCTGTTCCATATCTCTCTTTTGTACCGACTGCTTGGTCTGCGATTGAGGGAAACGAAGAATATGAAGAATGATAccatttttggccagcagttgCGTGCCATCTTCATTATGCATCAGAGGATTAGAAG CCTAACCCTGACCTGCCAGAGAATCGTATCTCCCTATATCCTATCTCAGATCATTTTGAGTGCCCTGATCATCTGCTTTAGTGGATACCGCTTGCAGCATGTGGGAATTCGCGATAATCCCGGCCAGTTTATATCCATGTTGCAGTTTGTCAGTGTGATGATCCTGCAGATTTACTTGCCCTGCTACTATGGAAACGAGATAACCGTGTATGCCAATCAGCTGACCAACGAGGTTTACCATACCAATTGGCTGGAATGTCGGCCACCGATTCGAAAGTTACTCAATGCCTACATGGAGCACCTGAAGAAACCGGTGACCATCCGGGCTGGCAACTTCTTCGCCGTGGGACTACCAATTTTTGTTAAGACCATCAACAACGCCTACAGTTTCTTGGCTTTATTACTAAATGTATCGAATTAA
- the Or94b gene encoding odorant receptor 94b, which yields MESTNRLSAIQTLLVIQRWIGLLKWENEGEDGVLTWLKRIYPFVLHLPLTFTYIALMWYEAITSSDFEEAGQVLYMSITELALVTKLLNIWYRRHEAASLIHELQHDPAFNLRNSEEIKFWQQNQRNFKRIFYWYIWGSLFVAVMGYISVFFQEDYELPFGYYVPFEWRTRERYFYAWGYNVVAMTLCCLSNILLDTLGCYFMFHIASLFRLLGMRLEALKNAAEEKARPELRRIFQLHTKVRRLTRECEVLVSPYVLSQVVFSAFIICFSAYRLVHMGFKQRPGLFVTTVQFVAVMIVQIFLPCYYGNELTFHANALTNSVFGTNWLEYSVGTRKLLNCYMEFLKRPVKVRAGVFFEIGLPIFVKTINNAYSFFALLLKISK from the exons ATGGAGTCTACAAATCGCCTAAGTGCCATCCAAACACTTTTAGTAATCCAACGTTGGATAGGACTTCTTAAATGGGAAAACGAGGGCGAGGATGGAGTATTAACCTGGCTAAAACGAATATATCCTTTTGTACTGCACCTTCCACTGACCTTCACGTATATTGCCTTAATGTGGTATGAAGCTATTACATCGTCAGATTTTGAGGAAGCTGGTCAAGTTCTGTACATGTCCATCACCGAACTGGCATTGGTCACTAAACTGCTGAATATTTGGTATCGTCGTCATGAAGCTGCTAGTCTAATCCACGAATTGCAACACGATCCCGCATTTAATCTGCGCAATTCGGAGGAAATCAAATTCTGGCAGCAAAATCAGAGGAACTTTAAGAGAATATTTTACTGGTACATCTGGGGCAGCCTTTTCGTGGCTGTAATGGGTTATATAAGCGTGTTTTTCCAGGAGGATTACGAGCTGCCCTTTGGCTACTACGTGCCATTCGAGTGGCGCACCAGGGAACGATACTTCTACGCTTGGGGCTATAATGTGGTGGCCATGACCCTGTGCTGTCTATCCAACATCCTACTGGACACACTAGGCTGTTATTTCATGTTCCACATCGCCTCGCTTTTCAGGCTTTTGGGAATGCGACTGGAGGCCTTGAAAAATGCAGCCGAAGAGAAAGCCAGACCGGAGTTGCGCCGCATTTTCCAACTGCACACTAAAGTCCGCCGATTGACGAGGGAATGCGAAGTGTTAGTTTCACCCTATGTTCTATCCCAAGTGGTCTTCAGTGCCTTCATCATCTGCTTCAGTGCCTATCGACTGGTGCACATGGGCTTCAAGCAGCGACCTGGACTCTTCGTGACCACCGTGCAATTCGTGGCCGTCATGATCGTCCAGATTTTCTTGCCCTGTTACTACGGCAATGAGTTGACCTTTCATGCCAATGCACTCACTAATAGTGTCTTCGGTACCAATTGGCTGGAGTACTCCGTGGGCACTCGCAAGCTGCTTAACTGCTACATGGAGTTCCTCAAGCGACCGGTTAAAGTGCGAGCTGGGGTGTTCTTTGAAATAGGACTACCCATCTTTGTGAAG ACCATCAACAATGCCTACAGTTTCTTCGCCCTGCTGCTAAAGATATCCAAGTAG